Below is a window of Streptomyces spongiicola DNA.
CCACATGCCGCCCGCCGGCACGAACCGGCCGTCGGCGACGGCCTGCTTCACCCTGGCCCACACCTCGGGCCGGTGCTCCTTGACCCAGGCCCACTGCTGCGCCTGCGACATGGCGAAGACGAAGTCCGGTTCGTCCTCCAGCAGGGCCGTCATGTTGGAGGTGGTGCGGGCGACCTTGCGTACGGTCTCCCGGAGCGGCCACAGCCAGGCGGAGTCGATGTGCGCGTGCCCGACGGCGCTGATGCGGTGCGCCGAGGGCTCGGCGGGGGTGGCCAGCACCTGCTCCAGGCAGGCCCGGGCGGCGGCGGCCGTGCCGGGCACGTCCTGGAGGTCGACGGCGTCCAGGGCCCGGCCCACCGCCCGCAGGATCTCGGAGCGCCGGGCGGATTCCGCCGGGAGTTCCGGCATCAGCTCGCCCAGCACCTCGAGGTCCATCACCAGCTGCCAGACGCTCTCCTCGAAGACGGCGAGGTCCATCCGGGCCAACCGGTACTGCGGCTCGCTGCCCGCGGTCTCCTTGTCGCCCAGCGGGGTGGGGAGGAAGGGGTGGTAGTCGAGGATGACCGGGTTGGACGCCGCCTCGATGTGCAGCCGCACCTCCTCGCCGCCCTCGGCGGGCGCCCCGATCCGGACCCACTGGTTGCGGGGGTTCAGCCCCTTCACCGGGGTGCCGTCGGGCCGGTAGACGAGCCCTTCGCACTGGAACCCCGGCATGTTCTCGTCGAAGCCGAGGTCGAGGACCGCCTCGACGGTCCGGCCCGCCCATTCCTCGGGGACGGTCCCGGTGACCCGGAACCAGCTGGTCCCCCACGGCGCGCCCCATCTCGTGCCGACCGTGATCGGCGTCGGGTCGGCGGCCAGGCCCTCCGCGACCGGTACGGGCTCGCCCGGGGCGTTCCACACGGCCACGTCCAGCGGGACGGACGCGGAGTACACGGCGGGTCGGATGCGCTCGTCGAGGACGCGCTTGAGTCGGGCCTCGACCAGGCTGCGGTCGTCATGCATGGGGTTCTGCTCCGTAAGGGGTCGGGGTGCGGGGGGTGCGGGCCGTCACCAGGGGTGGACGGCGGAGGCGGCCGCGGAGGCCGTGTAGAGCTCGCCGACGGCGCGGACCTCGATGCGCAGGGCCGGTTCGCCCGGCTCCGGGCGCAGCCCGGGGACGTGGTACGCGGTCTGGCAGGTGCCGCCGAGGAAGCGCCTGGTGCCGTCGGGGAGGACGCGGTGCAGTTCGTAGTGGCGCAGGGGGCCGGGTGCCGCGGTCCAGCGCAGCCGCAGCCCGGTGCCCTCGTCGGTGGTGGCGCTGCCGGTGACGAGGAGCCGGGTCGGGGAGGCGGGCGATTCCGTTTCGGTCCGCACCGCCAGTCCGCCGAGCCGGTAGGCCACGGCGCCGTCGCCGGTGAGCCGGACCCCGAGGCCGCGCAGCTCGCCCGAGAGGCCGTTCAGCCGCAGGGTCGCGGTCGTCCAGCCGCTGCCGCCGGGCAGGGTCCCGGCGGGCACGTAGGTGTACGGGACCGGGTCGCCGGGCTGGTCCGGCTCCCGGGTGGCGACGGCGAGTTCGACGGTGACGGGGCCCTCGTCCGCCCGGTGGGCCAGCTCGACGACGGTGCCGGGGCCGAGCGGCAGCCGGGTCGCGTACAGCTCGACCGTCACCGGCGCGTCGAGCGGGCCGGCGACCAGGACGCTGCTGCCGCCGCGCCAGGCGTCGGCGAAGTCGAAGGAGACGGCCGGGCGGCGGCCTTCGGTCCGTACGACCCATCGGCGGCCCGGCAGCCGGTCCTGGAGGCCGAGGTGGTTCCACTCGCTGCCGGAGGTGACGGTGCCGTCCTCGTACCAGCGCAGTCCGTGGCCGGTGTTGAAGGTGGTGGCGAACGGCAGTCCGGTGACGGTGGAGCGGTCGGCGACGGCGGTCGCCGGGGCGCGCCATCCGCCGTCGCCGTCCGGGACGGACGGGTCGAGCGACTGCCCGGTCCAGAAGCGGTCGTCGGCGGCGTGGAACTGGCCCGGGGTATGCCCGGCGGGGAGGTGGTTGCGGGTCCACTCGGGGCGGTAGAAGCCGTAGGAGACGACGTGGTCCCCGTCGCGGGGGATGATCGCGTCCCAGTCGACGGTCTTGTTCCAGCCGTTCGCCTCGACGTCGACCCCGGCCCACAACTCGTAGCGGCTGCGACCGAGCGCGGCCGCGCGGGTCGCGGAGGACGCGAGCCGGGACGGTGTCCAGCGGAAGTCCACGAACATCGAGTCGGCGGTCCGGAAGAAGTCCTGGTTCCGCTCGTTGAGCGCGCCCTGCCAGGACACCGCGCCGCCGGCCGTCATCGCGTCGTACCAGGTGACGCGCAGCCCGGCGGAGTCGCCGCGCGCCTTGAGGTCCCGCACGAAGGCGAGCATCTCGGCGCCGAGGGCCGCGTCGCCGCCCTCCGTCTCCGCGTTGACGAACCAGCCGTCGAAGCCGTGGGCCGTGGCGACCTCGACCAGCTTCGCGGCGAGGGGGAAGCGGCCCAGGGAGTCGCGCCGCACCAGGTCGCGGGTCCACCGCAGGTCGCCGCCCCAGTGCACGGGCGGCAGGAACACGGTGCCGAGGACGGGGACGCCGTTGCGGTGGGCGGCGTCCACGACGGGAGCGTTCGGGGCCAGGATCAGGCCCTCCCCCGCCGAGCCGCCCCAGAAGACG
It encodes the following:
- a CDS encoding endo-beta-N-acetylglucosaminidase — its product is MTQPIAPRRRSVVIAGMAGAAAALLPPGRAAAAPLAGGTAEAAATGDLRPYASYWFPDSLPAGTPGEGVTWRSLGTWRAEDDPDLPFNTAAVPLAERFTPVPPNRTARTGQARVQSLVSFGHTSGNPSQGAPTADHYALTHWAYLDELVFWGGSAGEGLILAPNAPVVDAAHRNGVPVLGTVFLPPVHWGGDLRWTRDLVRRDSLGRFPLAAKLVEVATAHGFDGWFVNAETEGGDAALGAEMLAFVRDLKARGDSAGLRVTWYDAMTAGGAVSWQGALNERNQDFFRTADSMFVDFRWTPSRLASSATRAAALGRSRYELWAGVDVEANGWNKTVDWDAIIPRDGDHVVSYGFYRPEWTRNHLPAGHTPGQFHAADDRFWTGQSLDPSVPDGDGGWRAPATAVADRSTVTGLPFATTFNTGHGLRWYEDGTVTSGSEWNHLGLQDRLPGRRWVVRTEGRRPAVSFDFADAWRGGSSVLVAGPLDAPVTVELYATRLPLGPGTVVELAHRADEGPVTVELAVATREPDQPGDPVPYTYVPAGTLPGGSGWTTATLRLNGLSGELRGLGVRLTGDGAVAYRLGGLAVRTETESPASPTRLLVTGSATTDEGTGLRLRWTAAPGPLRHYELHRVLPDGTRRFLGGTCQTAYHVPGLRPEPGEPALRIEVRAVGELYTASAAASAVHPW